A single Synergistaceae bacterium DNA region contains:
- a CDS encoding membrane protein insertase YidC, whose translation MRLMEFVHGFTGSWGFAIIVLTLIVRLLLHPLTRKQMDSMQKMQKLQPRIKMLQEKYKDDKEALNREMMALYKENKVNPAAGCLPLLVQLPVFILLYRVLTNYDFSGVSFLWIQLDGSVLTTLAEALKMTVEKEQLGIIAVIYGIMANPYALINIGVYLPNLLLLLAIGFLTWYQQQLTSSGNPQMSTMNWFMPLFLTFICLSLPGGVLLYWGVSSLLGVLQQLSTARRTKLEMQQKPTLLRDKPTKSGD comes from the coding sequence ATGAGGCTGATGGAGTTCGTTCACGGCTTCACCGGGTCTTGGGGATTTGCGATAATTGTCCTCACTCTGATCGTTCGGTTGCTTCTGCATCCTCTGACGAGAAAGCAGATGGACAGCATGCAGAAGATGCAGAAGTTGCAGCCCCGTATCAAGATGCTGCAGGAGAAGTACAAGGACGACAAGGAGGCCCTTAACAGGGAGATGATGGCGCTCTACAAGGAGAACAAGGTCAACCCGGCCGCGGGATGCCTTCCTCTGCTGGTGCAGCTGCCGGTCTTCATTCTGCTGTACCGGGTGCTTACAAACTACGATTTTTCCGGAGTCTCCTTCCTGTGGATACAGCTTGACGGCTCGGTACTTACCACCCTGGCCGAGGCGCTCAAGATGACGGTCGAGAAGGAGCAGCTAGGCATAATCGCCGTCATCTACGGGATAATGGCAAATCCCTACGCCCTGATCAACATCGGGGTCTATCTGCCGAACCTCCTTCTGCTTCTCGCAATAGGCTTCCTCACATGGTATCAGCAACAGCTCACCTCCAGCGGCAACCCGCAGATGTCCACGATGAACTGGTTCATGCCGCTCTTCCTGACATTCATCTGCCTCAGCCTGCCCGGCGGCGTGCTTCTTTACTGGGGAGTCTCGTCGCTTCTGGGAGTGTTGCAACAGCTGAGCACCGCGAGACGGACCAAGTTGGAGATGCAGCAGAAGCCCACCCTGCTCAGGGACAAACCGACCAAGAGCGGAGACTAG